A segment of the Catenuloplanes nepalensis genome:
CCGAGCAAGGGCCGCTACCGCGCGTTCTTCGACTTCCAGGTGGACGGCGCGGTGCACACCGCGGCGTTCACGATCACGATCGGCTGAGCAGCCGCTCCAGCGCGGGTTCGATGTGGAACCCGCCGGTCAGCGCCGTGTACTCCGCCCGCGCGGCCTCGGTCGGGGCCGCGCCGGTGCGGCGCGCGCGGATCAGCAGGTTGCGCGGCGTGTGCGCGGAGTCGATGAACTCCACCACCTCGACGCGGTAACCGTGCAACCGCAGCAGCGACGCCCGGACCGTGTCGGTGAGCACGTCCGCGAACCGCTCGCGCAGGATGCCGTGCCGCCCGAGCCCTTCGAACGGCGTCGGAGCCGGTGCCTTGCGCAGCTGCGCGGCGAGATCGTGGTGGCAGCAGGGCGCGGCCAGCACCCAGCGCGCCTCCCAGCTCACCGCGCGGGCCAGCGCCTCGTCGGTGGCGGTGTCGCACGCGTGCAGCGCCAGCACCACGTCCGCGGCCTCGACGTCCGCGTCCAGGATGGTGCCGGCCACGAACCGGACCTCGTCGGCGCAGCCGAGCCGCTCGGCGAGCGCGGTGTTGCGGACGCGCTGGTCCTCGCGCACGTCCACGCCGACCACGTCCAGCGCCACGCCCCGCGCGGCGAGATACCGGTAGGCCGCGAACGTCAGGTAGGCGTTGCCGCAGCCGAGGTCCACCACGCGCAGGCGTGCGGGCAGCTCGTCCGGGAGTGTGGCGGCGAGCGCGCGCAGGAACGCGTCGACCTGCCGCCGCTTTGCCGCGCCGCCACCGATCTCCGCGAACAGCGGGTCGCCGGGGTCGAGCAGGTGCTCCTTCGCCCGATCATGAGCGACCGGCGCCGCGTCCGGGACGGTGGACGCGGCACGGTGCACCTGCGCCTCGCCCTTCTTAGTGACCCGCAGCTGGACGGTCCCGGCCGGCGACTCCACGTGCCAGTTGCCGAACGGCTCGGCCAGCAGCTCGTCCACGGCCACGGCGGCCTCGTCGCCGAACGCGACGTTGCGGGTGAACGGGCGCGCGCCGTCGTTCGTCACGATCTGCAGCTTGGCGCCGCCCTTTAGCGAGACCGGGCGCAGCTCGGCCCGGACCACCGACGGGGTCTGCCCCTTGCGCCGCCCGGCGGCCACCGCGCGGGTCAGGCCGGGGTGGAGCAGCAGGTCGCGCACCTCGGCGAGGGCGTCGGGAAGTGATTCGGGCATCCCCCCAGTCTAGATGCGCCCTCCGGCGCCGTGACCGGCCGCGATTGTGGCCTTCGACGCCGTGCGCGGAGGTGATCATCGCCTACCGTGTCCGCCATGGCAGACACCGTCTTCACCCCTGACGTGGTGGCGCAGATCATGCGGCACATGAACGACGATCACGCGGCCGACAACGTCCTCATCGTCCGTGGTCTCGGCGGGCAGCCGGACACCACCACCGAGGCGCGCATGTCCGGAATGGACGCGGACGGCATGGACTTCGTCGCGATCGTGGACGGCGT
Coding sequences within it:
- a CDS encoding DUF2470 domain-containing protein; translated protein: MADTVFTPDVVAQIMRHMNDDHAADNVLIVRGLGGQPDTTTEARMSGMDADGMDFVAIVDGVEVPVRIPFAERLTERRQVRGEAARMYHEACAVLGVTPRS
- a CDS encoding class I SAM-dependent methyltransferase, with protein sequence MPESLPDALAEVRDLLLHPGLTRAVAAGRRKGQTPSVVRAELRPVSLKGGAKLQIVTNDGARPFTRNVAFGDEAAVAVDELLAEPFGNWHVESPAGTVQLRVTKKGEAQVHRAASTVPDAAPVAHDRAKEHLLDPGDPLFAEIGGGAAKRRQVDAFLRALAATLPDELPARLRVVDLGCGNAYLTFAAYRYLAARGVALDVVGVDVREDQRVRNTALAERLGCADEVRFVAGTILDADVEAADVVLALHACDTATDEALARAVSWEARWVLAAPCCHHDLAAQLRKAPAPTPFEGLGRHGILRERFADVLTDTVRASLLRLHGYRVEVVEFIDSAHTPRNLLIRARRTGAAPTEAARAEYTALTGGFHIEPALERLLSRS